A single Methylomonas sp. AM2-LC DNA region contains:
- a CDS encoding IS66 family transposase, which yields MTVDNINIEDTIKKVQQLIADEEHMSSALRATLEVMIMLIQIMANRLSLTSRNSSKPPSTDRFKDQDKVSGDDENKGKNRKRGGQFGRIGTTLKKVDDPDEIEILELDRATLPPGNYQEVGFEIRQVFDIEIQRLVTEYRAQVLEDQFGKRFTASFPVEVTKAVQYGNGVKAQAVYLSQYQLIPYQRVQEQFQDQFQLPISVGSIFEFNQQAYHLLEQFELKLITKILASSLLHSDETGININGKNHWLHCISNQQWTLFYAHAKRGMEAITAMNVLTRFTGILCHDHWKPYFQLNCLHALCNAHHLRELTYAEEQENQAWAKDMRELLVSINEAVKAQGGVLSDSIAAGYTDQYRAILKEAEQECPPPLPERKEGQRGRLKRSKSRNLLERLINFEQQTLRFMTDAKVPFTNNQGENDIRMTKVHQKISGCFRSQEGADIFCRVRSYLSTCRKNNISASEALTLLFNGKLPDFIR from the coding sequence TTGACTGTCGATAATATCAACATTGAAGACACCATCAAAAAAGTTCAGCAACTGATCGCTGATGAAGAGCATATGTCATCAGCTTTGCGTGCGACCTTAGAAGTCATGATCATGCTGATTCAAATAATGGCTAATCGTTTAAGCCTGACTAGCCGAAATAGCAGCAAACCGCCTTCTACGGATCGTTTTAAAGATCAAGACAAAGTCAGTGGCGATGACGAGAACAAAGGCAAAAATAGAAAGCGCGGTGGGCAGTTCGGTCGGATAGGTACAACTTTAAAAAAAGTGGACGATCCCGATGAAATTGAAATTCTGGAATTAGATCGGGCGACTTTACCACCAGGGAACTATCAGGAAGTTGGTTTTGAGATCCGCCAAGTATTTGATATTGAGATTCAGCGCCTTGTGACCGAATACCGCGCTCAAGTTCTGGAAGATCAATTTGGCAAACGTTTTACAGCCTCTTTTCCGGTTGAAGTCACTAAAGCGGTGCAATACGGGAATGGCGTCAAAGCACAGGCCGTGTATTTGTCTCAATATCAACTCATTCCCTACCAACGTGTTCAAGAGCAATTTCAGGATCAATTCCAACTACCGATCAGTGTCGGCTCAATCTTTGAATTTAACCAGCAAGCTTATCATTTGCTCGAACAATTTGAATTGAAACTCATCACGAAAATACTCGCCTCGTCCCTATTGCATTCCGATGAGACCGGGATCAACATCAATGGGAAAAATCATTGGCTGCACTGTATTTCGAACCAGCAATGGACGCTCTTTTACGCCCACGCCAAACGCGGCATGGAAGCAATAACCGCTATGAATGTTTTAACCCGTTTTACAGGTATTCTCTGCCACGATCACTGGAAGCCCTATTTCCAGTTGAACTGCCTGCATGCCTTATGTAACGCTCACCATTTGCGCGAGCTGACCTATGCCGAAGAACAAGAGAACCAAGCATGGGCTAAGGATATGCGAGAGTTGCTTGTTTCTATCAATGAGGCTGTTAAGGCCCAGGGCGGTGTTTTATCCGATTCTATAGCGGCAGGCTATACCGATCAATATCGGGCAATTCTTAAAGAGGCTGAGCAGGAATGTCCTCCCCCGCTCCCAGAGAGAAAGGAAGGACAACGGGGACGACTTAAACGCAGTAAATCGCGAAACTTATTGGAGCGGTTAATCAACTTTGAGCAGCAAACCTTAAGGTTTATGACTGATGCCAAGGTACCCTTTACCAATAACCAAGGAGAGAACGACATCAGAATGACCAAGGTTCACCAAAAGATTTCAGGCTGTTTTCGTAGTCAGGAAGGTGCTGATATTTTTTGCCGTGTTCGAAGTTATTTATCAACATGCCGGAAAAACAACATATCAGCCAGCGAAGCGTTGACACTGCTCTTTAATGGCAAATTGCCGGATTTTATACGGTGA